In one Perca fluviatilis chromosome 7, GENO_Pfluv_1.0, whole genome shotgun sequence genomic region, the following are encoded:
- the LOC120562276 gene encoding C-type lectin domain family 12 member A-like, with translation MNRNLQEEIEEIEEAEDDYVNSQSWTVEKVAARPDQRVGWFTQTFPPIAVCWLILLVIMGLRIYFASLWRESESELMAANRNLKNLNDKLCVLENQITNLTTVNQELEKQSQKLETQTHELETRNQELETERNLKGQIQNMETTWNKVNVSRAQWSIDEYCPKENKVSGRLCKACQEGWVLNKSSCYLFYDADPPDQKTWDEAREDCRGRNSDFIIIDNKDEQYVIQSNSWHDYEYWIGLRAEGGRWKWIDGSDLNESDWIQDQPPTDGQCAVSVQDNRLKQYEWISVSCAERYRWICKKKSLSV, from the exons ATGAACAGAAATCTACAGGAGGAAATTG AGGAAATCGAGGAAGCAGAAGATGACTATGTTAATTCACAATCCTGGACTGTGGAGAAAGTGGCAGCTCGTCCAG ACCAGAGGGTTGGCTGGTTCACTCAGACTTTTCCACCGATAGCAGTGTGTTGGCTGATACTGTTGGTCATCATGGGCCTCCGTATATACT TTGCTTCATTATGGCGTGAGAGTGAAAGTGAGCTGATGGCTGCCAATCGCAACCTGAAAAACCTTAACGACAAACTCTGCGTCTTAGAAAACCAGATCACAAACCTGACTACAGTAAACCAGGAACTGGAGAAACAAAGCCAGAAGttggagacacaaacacatgagtTGGAAACACGAAACCAGGAGCTAGAGACGGAGAGGAACTTAAAAGGACAAATACAAAACATGGAGACAACCTGGAACAAAGTCAACGTCAGTCGAGCTCAGTGGAGCATTGATGAATACTGCcccaaagaaaataaag TTTCAGGGAGACTGTGTAAAGCTTGTCAGGAGGGCTGGGTACTCAACAAGTCCAGCTGCTATCTGTTTTATGACGCTGATCCTCCTGATCAGAAAACCTGGGACGAAGCTCGAGAAGACTGCAGAGGACGGAATTCAGATTTTATCATTATAGATAATAAAGATGAACAG TACGTAATACAAAGTAACAGCTGGCACGATTATGAATACTGGATTGGCTTGAGAGCTGAAGGAGGGAGATGGAAGTGGATCGATGGAAGTGATCTGAATGAAAG TGACTGGATACAAGACCAACCTCCTACTGACGGTCAGTGTGCAGTTTCTGTCCAAGACAACAGATTAAAACAGTACGAATGGATATCAGTGAGCTGTGCTGAGAGATACAGATGGATCTGCAAAAAGAAGTCTTTATCTGTTTAA
- the LOC120563121 gene encoding C-type lectin domain family 12 member B-like, giving the protein MNRNPQEEMKSRKQQLTMLMRQHALWRKWQLVQRFCCFSQYFLPIAVCWLILLVIMGLRIYFTNCNLNDKLSVSGNQITDLTAVNQELETRNQELETRNQELETRNQELETRNQELETERNNLRGPIQNISRTQWSIDEYCPKVNNERRCQPCQKDWRVFNESSCYLINDPPDQKTWEEAREDCRARSSDLVVLDDEVERNVLSRYSWYGYGYWFGLRSEGGRWKWIDGRDLTESFWIPTPLPPPADGQCAVLVQDIWRSESSADRRPWICQKKALSV; this is encoded by the exons ATGAACAGAAATCCACAGGAGGAA ATGAAATCAAGGAAGCAGCAGCTAACTATGCTAATGCGCCAGCATGCACTGTGGAGAAAATGGCAGCTCGTCCAG AGGTTTTGCTGCTTCTCTCAGTATTTTCTACCGATAGCAGTGTGTTGGCTGATACTATTAGTCATCATGGGCCTCCGTATCTACT ttaCCAATTGCAACCTCAATGACAAACTCAGCGTCTCAGGAAACCAGATCACAGACCTGACTGCAGTAAACCAGGAACTGGAGACACGAAACCAGGAGCTGGAGACACGAAACCAGGAGCTGGAGACACGAAACCAGGAGCTGGAGACACGAAACCAGGAgctggagacagagaggaacaATTTAAGAGGACCAATACAAAACATCAGTCGAACTCAGTGGAGCATTGATGAATACTGCCCCAAAGTAAATAACG AGAGACGGTGTCAACCTTGTCAGAAGGACTGGAGAGTCTTCAACGAGTCCAGCTGCTATCTGATTAATGATCCTCCTGATCAGAAAACCTGGGAAGAAGCTCGAGAAGACTGCAGAGCACGGAGTTCAGATTTGGTTGTTTTAGATGATGAAGTTGAACGG AATGTACTCAGTCGTTACAGCTGGTATGGTTATGGATACTGGTTTGGTCTGAGATCTGAAGGAGGGAGATGGAAGTGGATTGATGGAAGAGATCTGACTGAAAG CTTCTGGATACCAACACCACTACCACCTCCGGCTGACGGTCAGTGTGCAGTTCTTGTCCAGGACATATGGAGATCAGAGAGCTCTGCTGACAGAAGGCCATGGATCTGCCAAAAGAAGGCTTTATCTGTTTAA